DNA from Flavobacterium aestivum:
GCTGTTCCCATGCCATATTTGCCCATGCTGTTCTTGCTTCTAGAGCATTTGCAATAGCGCTTTCTATATGTGTTTTTTCAGCAAGATGATAAGTTCCTACGACATGTTTGTGATCGTGTGGAGCTGTCATATTTCTTGTGTTTCCTGTTCTAATTTCTTCGCTACCAATATATAAAGGCACATCGATTGTAGAATTCCACATTTTTGTATAAGCTGCTTGAACAGCTGCTCTTTCTGGTGAGTTTGGAGCGTATCCTTTTACGGGTTCGTTTACCGCTTTTGGTACATTAAAAAAACCTTTTAGCATATTCTTAAATTAAATATTAGACAATTAGATAATTAAATGATTCACAATTTGTGAATTACATAATTAGCGCAAAAGTACAAAGGTTAATTTAAAAATTTGGTAATTATATGCTAAGATTTTATATAGCTAAGATTGCTTTTAGTTTAAAGCAAACGGTGCGCACAATCTAAAAGTAGGCACGATAACTTTGAAGGATTTTGTTGAAGTAAAATTAATCATATTAAAATAACCCTGCATGGCTCCGTAAGGGGAAGACAATAAACAACCAGAACTATAAGTGTGTCGTTCTCCTGGTTTTAAAACTGGTTTTTTGCCTATAACACCTTCACCGTCCACAAACTCTATGTCATTTAAAGAATCAAAGATTTCCCAATGACGTGAAGTTAATTGGACAGAATCTTTACTGTGATTTTCTATTGTAATCTCATAACTAAAGGCGAAATGAATCTTGTAGTTTTTGAAGTAGGTTCCTTCAAAACTAGTCAATACTGATATTTTAATGCCTCGTGTTATTTGTGAAACCATAGTAAAGAGCTATAAATAGTTACTTCATTTCGA
Protein-coding regions in this window:
- the apaG gene encoding Co2+/Mg2+ efflux protein ApaG, giving the protein MVSQITRGIKISVLTSFEGTYFKNYKIHFAFSYEITIENHSKDSVQLTSRHWEIFDSLNDIEFVDGEGVIGKKPVLKPGERHTYSSGCLLSSPYGAMQGYFNMINFTSTKSFKVIVPTFRLCAPFALN